GCGAACAACAGCGTGAAGAGCATCCTGCTTTTCCTTGGAAAGAATCACCGGGCGACCGCCATCCAGAACCTGAACGTCACCGAAGAACAGGTCCGTATGTTCAGCAATCATGTTGCAGCCACTGGAACCAGCGGAACTCAGGATACGACCCCAGTTAGGATCTTCACCGAACATAGCGCACTTGGCCAAGTTACTAGTACCAATGAAGCGAGCCATCTTCAGAGCTTCTTCGTGAGTTTCAGCCTTTTCGATGGAAAGCTCAATAAGCTTAGTAGCACCTTCACCATCGCGGACGATGTCCTTAGCAAGTTCCTTCATCACGAGCATCAAGGCGGCGCGGAATTCACCCTGTTCAGACAAGGTCAAGTCTTCGTACTTAATGCCACTCATGCCGTTTGCCAGCATGATGCAAGTGTCGTTGGTGCTGGTATCGCCATCAACGGTAATTGCGTTGAAGGAGTCTGCGATGTTAGCGCGGAATTCAGCAAAGAAGTCAATGGGCAAAGCCAAGTCAGTGGTAATGAAAGCCAGCATGGTAGCCATGTTGGGATGAATCATGCCACTACCCTTGCAGGCGCCACCAATAGTGACAATACCCTTTTCGGTCTGGATTTCAACAGCGTGAGACTTCAAAGCAAGGTCGGTAGTAAGAATTGCACGGCCAAATTCTTCGGAAGCATCTGCATGGAGGCCTTCCACCAGGCGAGGAATACCAGCTTCAATCTTGTCCATAGGCATCAAGTGGCCAATCACACCGGTGCTGCAAACCAGGACACTCTTGGGAGTCAGCTTCAAGGCTTCTTCGGTAAGGGTAGCCATGCGTTCTGCATCGGCCAGGCCCTGTTCACCCGTACAGGCGTTTGCGTTACCACTGTTGACCACAACAGCGGTTGCAAAATGAGCGTGTTCCAGGGCAGCCTTATCGTACTGAACCGGAGCAGCCTTCACCTTATTGGTGGTAAATACAGCAAAGCAACGTGCAGCCTTTTCGCTCTTGAGCAAAGCCATATCAGCATTGCCACTAGCCTTGATGCCAGCACAGATACCGGAAGCGGTAAAGCCCTTAGGAGAGCAAACGCCGCCTTTTTCCAACACAGTGTACATATTAACTCCTATTGTTTTTTACGCGCTAAATATACAACAAAAAAAGCGACTAAGCCACCCCATTCCTAATTTAGTCCCCCAAAAAATTCTAATTTAAGGCCATGGCAAAAACACCCTGTACTCAAGAAACTTACGACAAGCTGGTTGAACGCTACA
This Fibrobacter sp. UWEL DNA region includes the following protein-coding sequences:
- the argJ gene encoding bifunctional glutamate N-acetyltransferase/amino-acid acetyltransferase ArgJ, coding for MYTVLEKGGVCSPKGFTASGICAGIKASGNADMALLKSEKAARCFAVFTTNKVKAAPVQYDKAALEHAHFATAVVVNSGNANACTGEQGLADAERMATLTEEALKLTPKSVLVCSTGVIGHLMPMDKIEAGIPRLVEGLHADASEEFGRAILTTDLALKSHAVEIQTEKGIVTIGGACKGSGMIHPNMATMLAFITTDLALPIDFFAEFRANIADSFNAITVDGDTSTNDTCIMLANGMSGIKYEDLTLSEQGEFRAALMLVMKELAKDIVRDGEGATKLIELSIEKAETHEEALKMARFIGTSNLAKCAMFGEDPNWGRILSSAGSSGCNMIAEHTDLFFGDVQVLDGGRPVILSKEKQDALHAVVRQREYKVTLVLNIGHASASAFTCDLSYDYVKINAEYTT